The nucleotide sequence TGTCCGCCTTAAATTCCTTGGCAATACTATTGATATCATCGCCATTTTTGACTGTATAGGAGAGTCCGGAAACAGGAAGGATGAATATTTTGTCTCCCGGCATGATGGAATCGACATCATCAATCGCATTAGCCCAAAGGAGCGTATTGATTGTGACATTGTTAGCTGAGGCGATCGATCCCATCGTATCACCATTTTTGACTTCATAAATTACCACGCCGCCATCTTCTTCTGGGTCTTTGAGGACGGGGCTGTTTTCACAAACCAATGAGTTTCCTTGCATAAGTACCGGGTCATTTTCGTCGTCGGCTGGTTTCAGTGTCAGATCAGGAACTTTAGACGCCTCGGAAAGCGGAGCAAGCGCCAAAGAAGTTTTTTTGTTGGCGGTCAAAAACATCTTGTCTTCCAGTGGGCTGGCATAATTGTCGGTGTTGCCAGTTTCCAGGTAGCCAAAAAGGAATCCGCTGGAGTTTTGTCCGGCAGAAAGATTAGTGGCGGAAACAAGAAGTGCACTGGAGGCAACGACAACAAAAGAAGAATAATTGCGGAAAATATGCAAAAGTTTCACCGTGCGGCGTCTTTTGATGAAAATCACCACCCTTTTTTGGAATAAAAAAAGGCTAGTGAGAAAGTCTTTAAATTTTTTCTTACGGAAGATAATGGGAGAAGTTTTTTGAATTAGATTACTAATACAATTAACCTTTCTTTTAGTTTTAGCAAGAATCTTGCCCGTTCCTCGTCTGATTATCGGACAAACCTTGATCCTAAAACCCTAATTTTTACCTGCTAGACAGTATAGCTCAGGCGAGTATTTTTGTCAATCGGGTTTTTGGTGTAGAATTGGACTATGGATATCCACGAACTTGAAGTCCAATTTTTGGAACATTTGGAAATTGAGAGGGGTCGCTCGCAAAAAACGATCGAAAACTATGACCACTATCTCAGGCGCTTTTTGGATTGGGCTGAGATCTCTCGACCCGAGCAAGTCACAGCCGAAATGGTGCGAAATTTTCGGATTTATCTTAATCGCTACGAAGATGCGAAGGGGAAAAAGCTGAAAAAAATTACGCAAGGCTATTATGTGATTGCCATCCGCAATTTTCTCAAGTTTCTCTCCAAAAGAGATATCAAGTCGCTTCAGGCGGAAAAAATTGAAACGGGAAAAGCCCCGACGCGGGAAGTAGATTTTTTGGAAATGGAGGAAGTGGAGCGAATTTTAGCGCAGGCGAATGGGCAAGATCTCAAGAATCTGCGTGATCGGGCGATTTTGGAACTGCTTTTTTCGGCCGGTCTTCGGGTGTCCGAGTTGACGGATATAAATAGAGAAAAAATTGACCTGAAAGGGCGAGAGTTGAGCGTGCGAGGCAAAGGCGACAAAGTACGGGTAGTTTTTATTTCCGACTCCGCCGCTCAAGCGATAAGTAAATACCTAGACAAGCGCACGGATGTTGATCCAGCACTGTTTGTCCGGGATTTTCAGGGACTTATGAAATTTGAAGCTAAAAATAGCAAAAAAACTGGGGATAACTTGCGACTAACTCCCCGATCAGTCCAAAGAATCGTCAAATACTACGCAACTAAGGCCGGAATCGTGAAAGATGTCCATCCGCACACTCTCCGCCATTCCTTCGCCACAGATCTCCTCATCAACGGCGCCGATATCCGCTCAGTCCAAGCCATGTTAGGACATTCTTCTATCACAACAACCCAGGTTTATACCCATGTTACTAACAAGCAACTTAAAGAAGTACACCAGGCGTTTCATTCCAGGAGAAAAAGATAGGCTTAAAAAGAAAAAATCGCCAATCAGACTGGCGATTTTTTCTTTACGGGATAACTAGGTTAATTTTGTGGGACCAGCCCCGCCTCGGCGGGACGACCAAGAAATTGTTGTGGGACCAGCTGGATTCGAACCAGCGACCAAGAGATTATGAGTCCCGTGCTCTACCACTGAGCTATGGTCCCGAATTTACGAACTAAATCTAGTCTAGCCTTTGTTCGTGATTATGTCTAGGTATATCGCTCATAAAACCCTGTTTTAACTTTATTTCTGGCAAATGATCCCACAGCGCTTCAAAAATAAGTTTCAAGGTGTTGTATATTTCCGAACTCTCAATGATGACCGCTAGGGTTTCCTTAGCGGAGATGAGGGATATTTTTGAGTGGCCGTAAATATCTATTTCTATGGAAAAAGGATATTTACTTTTATCGATTAATTTTGTGGAGCGCAATTCTTTTTGGTCGTTTTCATGGAGCATTCCATGGGTGTAGTCTGTTTTTGGTAGGATTGCTCGCACTCGAATGCCCTTTTTTATTCTCTTTTTAATAAACGTGCCCATCCATTCTTGCCCGACAATCTTTACGATATCTTCCGATCCAAAAGCCGAGAATCCGCCAGAATATCTCAAAGTATCCAAGTAGACTTCTTTTATACCTTCGACTCCCTCATAGAATCGGATTTTTGGTTTGACGCCGGAAATGTTGTAGAGAGAGCGAAATTGCGGTAAGGCTTCTAGAAAGATCGCTTCTTTCCGTTCGAAATCCTTTTTGAGCTTTTCTGGATCTTCAGCGATGAAAAATCTTCTTTTTCCTTTTGTTGACTCAAAAATCAGCCCCTTGTTTTTGAGATCCAGCAGGATATCATAGCAAGTGGTCCTTTTAATGAGGGCTTTTTTGGCGATTTGAATGGTCGTTCCGGAGCCTAACTCTAATGATGCGAGATAGACACCAGCTTCATGGCTAGACAGTCCGATTTGTTCCAAAATAGCTTTTAGTTCCATATATTTAGTATAATGACGACAAAACCGTCATCTATTGCATTATAACAAAACTAGTAATAATAGTCAAATAATGCTTATTATAAGGAAAATAAAGCAAAAGAGCTTTTTCAACTATCGACAATGATTGACGCTATCTTTGACAATATGACGTTTTAGTAGTATAATTGGCTGTTAAGATGAATAGCCACGAAATGATGGGGCGAGTCTTAACAAAAACTTACCATTAACCAAAAAATTATGAAAATGATCTTGAATAATGGAACAGTTATCGGTAATGCACCGATAATGTCAGAAAAAACCAGGGAATATCTCAATCAATTCTGGCACTTTCCTTCTAATGAAGAAGCGGAGAAGGAAAAAGAGAAATATTATACCTTTGATTACAAAAGAGAGATTCACAGAAGAACCGATCAAACAGAAAACGAAATTAAGCCCTAAATTCTAGCCGAGGACAGAAAAAGCTTCTGTCTTCCTTAGAGTTTATCTAAATTCGCAGATGGCTCAAAAGCTCATTAA is from Parcubacteria group bacterium and encodes:
- a CDS encoding LysM peptidoglycan-binding domain-containing protein; the encoded protein is MIFIKRRRTVKLLHIFRNYSSFVVVASSALLVSATNLSAGQNSSGFLFGYLETGNTDNYASPLEDKMFLTANKKTSLALAPLSEASKVPDLTLKPADDENDPVLMQGNSLVCENSPVLKDPEEDGGVVIYEVKNGDTMGSIASANNVTINTLLWANAIDDVDSIMPGDKIFILPVSGLSYTVKNGDDINSIAKEFKADKDKIIAFNSLHLDGELKVGDTITIPDGQREIPKPKPTETATSLGIAPRTYESFESAGKTLSGAGGSGHSFPYGYCTWYVAQKRNIPWGGNAGTWLYHAKAAGYATGKTPTVGSIMVSSESWWGHVALVTSVGSDTFTVSEMNYKGWAKKSTRVVAKNSRVIKGFIR
- the xerA gene encoding site-specific tyrosine recombinase/integron integrase, with protein sequence MDIHELEVQFLEHLEIERGRSQKTIENYDHYLRRFLDWAEISRPEQVTAEMVRNFRIYLNRYEDAKGKKLKKITQGYYVIAIRNFLKFLSKRDIKSLQAEKIETGKAPTREVDFLEMEEVERILAQANGQDLKNLRDRAILELLFSAGLRVSELTDINREKIDLKGRELSVRGKGDKVRVVFISDSAAQAISKYLDKRTDVDPALFVRDFQGLMKFEAKNSKKTGDNLRLTPRSVQRIVKYYATKAGIVKDVHPHTLRHSFATDLLINGADIRSVQAMLGHSSITTTQVYTHVTNKQLKEVHQAFHSRRKR
- a CDS encoding helix-turn-helix domain-containing protein, translating into MELKAILEQIGLSSHEAGVYLASLELGSGTTIQIAKKALIKRTTCYDILLDLKNKGLIFESTKGKRRFFIAEDPEKLKKDFERKEAIFLEALPQFRSLYNISGVKPKIRFYEGVEGIKEVYLDTLRYSGGFSAFGSEDIVKIVGQEWMGTFIKKRIKKGIRVRAILPKTDYTHGMLHENDQKELRSTKLIDKSKYPFSIEIDIYGHSKISLISAKETLAVIIESSEIYNTLKLIFEALWDHLPEIKLKQGFMSDIPRHNHEQRLD